In a genomic window of Fusobacterium russii ATCC 25533:
- a CDS encoding IS256 family transposase, with protein sequence MKEKKEVYKVKPLTEGKKNIIATLIEEYNIKTAEDIQEALKDLLGGTIKSMMEAEMDEHIGYENYQHSDGTNYRNGVKKKKVRSTYGEFQVEVPQDRNSTFEPQIVRKRQKDISEIDQKIINMYARGLSTRQISEQIEDIYGFECSESFISNVTDKILQDIQDWQNRPLEKVYPVIFIDATHFSVREDNRIKKIAAYVVLGITKDGMKEVLSLEIGENESSKYWLGVLNALKNRGVNDIMVICADGLTGIKEAIAAAFPQTEYQRCIVHQVRNTLKYVSYKDKRDFASDLKSIYLAATETQALENLDKVNGKWKEKYPNSMSSWYQNCDILTPIFKFSLEVRKVIYTTNAIESLNSTYKKLNRQRTVYPSE encoded by the coding sequence ATGAAAGAAAAAAAAGAAGTTTACAAAGTAAAACCATTAACAGAAGGAAAGAAGAATATTATCGCTACTTTAATTGAAGAATACAATATTAAAACTGCTGAAGATATCCAAGAAGCTCTAAAGGATCTTCTTGGTGGAACTATTAAATCTATGATGGAAGCTGAAATGGATGAACATATTGGATATGAAAACTATCAACATTCTGATGGGACTAATTATCGCAATGGTGTCAAAAAGAAAAAGGTACGTTCTACTTATGGTGAGTTCCAAGTAGAAGTTCCTCAAGATAGAAATTCTACTTTTGAACCTCAAATAGTTAGAAAGAGACAGAAAGATATTTCTGAGATTGATCAAAAAATCATAAATATGTATGCGCGTGGTTTAAGTACTAGGCAAATATCTGAACAAATCGAAGATATCTATGGTTTTGAATGTTCTGAAAGCTTCATTTCTAATGTCACTGATAAAATATTACAAGATATTCAAGATTGGCAAAATAGACCTTTAGAAAAAGTTTATCCAGTTATCTTTATTGATGCTACTCATTTTTCTGTTAGAGAAGATAACAGAATTAAAAAAATAGCTGCTTATGTAGTATTAGGTATTACAAAAGATGGAATGAAAGAAGTACTTAGTTTAGAAATTGGAGAAAATGAAAGTAGTAAATATTGGTTAGGAGTTTTAAATGCATTAAAAAATAGAGGTGTAAATGATATTATGGTAATCTGCGCTGATGGACTAACAGGTATAAAAGAAGCAATAGCTGCTGCTTTTCCACAAACAGAATATCAACGTTGTATAGTCCATCAAGTAAGAAATACTTTAAAATATGTATCATACAAGGATAAGAGAGATTTTGCTTCTGATTTAAAAAGTATATACCTAGCAGCAACAGAAACACAAGCATTAGAGAATTTAGATAAAGTCAATGGAAAATGGAAAGAAAAATATCCGAATTCCATGTCAAGTTGGTATCAAAATTGTGATATTTTAACACCAATATTTAAATTTTCATTGGAAGTAAGGAAGGTAATATATACCACAAACGCAATAGAGAGTTTAAATAGTACTTACAAGAAATTAAATAGACAAAGAACAGTATATCCAAGTGAAAA
- a CDS encoding helix-turn-helix domain-containing protein → MIGLVDQTKNIKIQLGELIRKIRTSNNMSQRELARKINLSNSNLKYIEDGVNAPTPEVYRRLVEIISPSDEELKLLDKLYSDVRGAPPLEVCNFLIKNSDLYSVIRNNNFKLSKDQIAKISSIISKEDKIKEL, encoded by the coding sequence TTGATTGGATTAGTTGATCAAACTAAGAATATAAAAATTCAATTGGGAGAGCTTATTAGAAAAATCCGTACAAGTAATAATATGAGTCAAAGAGAACTTGCGAGAAAAATCAATTTGTCAAATTCCAATCTAAAATATATAGAAGATGGAGTCAATGCTCCTACTCCGGAAGTGTATAGAAGATTAGTCGAGATTATTTCGCCTTCTGACGAAGAACTGAAATTATTAGACAAGCTCTATTCAGATGTTAGGGGGGCTCCACCGTTGGAAGTATGTAATTTTTTGATAAAGAATTCCGATTTATATAGTGTAATTAGAAACAACAATTTCAAATTGAGTAAAGATCAGATTGCCAAAATATCATCGATTATTTCAAAAGAAGATAAGATAAAGGAGTTATAG
- a CDS encoding type I restriction endonuclease subunit R: protein MAIKTGELREKEDFQKLILEYLKENNGYVIRDAKFFDAGLAMDKEILFSFLESTQEKELNELRKLYKERTEETIINYLNNEINKDYRSLVDVLKHGIEFDTGIRLNLMYRKPATSFNKEALENYQKNVFTVMEEVYHKKDERIDLVIFLNGLAIATFELKCNTSGQNYEDAIRQYKFERDFKTRLFKFKSGAIVNFAMDLFEVYMTTKLNGSSTFFLPFNKGSGYGIESGKGNPHNSNGLDVSYMWEDILTKDTLLYLIDKIIYLKKEKKKDENTGKNKKTETLIFPRYHQFNAVRKLVKDIKVNETSRNYLIEHSAGSGKTNTIAWLSHRLSSLHNDKNEPIFNTICVITDRIVVDRQLQDAVMSLEHKEGLIKVMDDKCTSQDLAIALNGNTKIIVTTIHKFMYIKNAVDNLKDKNFAIIIDEAHSSTSGSAMESVSYSLSSAEMIGIAAEEIVPYMADPEEVTLQDKIEQEISRSGKPSNVSMIAFTATPKFTTLQLFGTMNHEGKKVAFDLYSMKQAIEEGFILDVLKNYVTYKTYFKVNKAVESDPELDTTVAKRKIVKYIELHDTNISQKVEIIIEHFKHNVMDELGGKAKAMVVTSSRQAAVKYKNAFVEYINKHNYTGIQALVAFSGKVTLDGKEYSEPVMNNMPENKLVDAFDTDLYQVLLVANKYQTGFDQPKLCAMYVDKKLRGVNAVQTLSRLNRIYPGYDKKTFIIDFKNEYEDIQKSFEPYYTETILGETITPSAIREVEKQLSQYHFLDYDHMEEFNRYLYQEKRNSKEKAKMWSLLGRSLDIINKNDDLTKLEIRSTIKRFLRFYGFLIQATRYENVDLHKKYNFLSYLIKEIEIGKMGNDFDIADKISVSNFKQKKTGTHGTEIESKPEIKTPKPVEVSFDEQIKEKLSKIIDEINVIYNKEFDFDVATKSALQVRDLLLKDTRLKDSANNNNIKDFRFAYFDAVQDALMEGYEQNMDLFSVLLKDDRMNKALMGVFLEDVYNNLNACRG, encoded by the coding sequence ATGGCGATTAAGACAGGGGAGCTTCGCGAAAAAGAAGATTTTCAAAAGCTGATTCTTGAATATCTAAAAGAAAACAATGGATATGTTATACGAGACGCTAAGTTCTTTGATGCCGGACTGGCAATGGATAAGGAGATTCTATTTTCTTTTTTAGAATCTACTCAAGAGAAGGAGCTTAATGAGCTCAGAAAGTTATATAAAGAAAGAACAGAAGAAACCATTATCAACTACCTCAATAATGAAATCAATAAGGATTATAGGAGTCTTGTTGATGTGCTCAAACATGGGATTGAATTTGATACTGGGATTCGATTAAATCTTATGTATCGCAAGCCTGCAACTTCTTTTAATAAAGAAGCTCTGGAAAATTATCAGAAGAATGTCTTCACTGTTATGGAAGAAGTTTATCATAAAAAGGATGAACGAATCGATTTGGTGATATTTTTAAATGGGTTGGCAATTGCTACATTTGAACTGAAGTGTAATACGAGTGGTCAGAATTACGAAGATGCAATTCGCCAATATAAATTTGAACGGGATTTTAAGACCAGACTGTTCAAGTTTAAATCCGGAGCTATTGTAAATTTCGCTATGGATTTGTTTGAAGTATATATGACTACCAAATTAAATGGTAGTTCGACTTTTTTCCTTCCGTTCAATAAAGGTTCGGGATATGGGATAGAATCCGGTAAGGGGAATCCTCATAATTCAAATGGCTTAGATGTGTCGTATATGTGGGAAGATATTTTGACCAAAGATACACTACTTTATTTGATTGATAAGATTATTTATCTGAAAAAGGAAAAGAAAAAGGACGAGAATACTGGTAAGAATAAAAAGACAGAGACTTTGATATTTCCAAGGTATCATCAATTTAACGCTGTTCGAAAATTGGTGAAAGATATCAAGGTTAATGAAACCTCAAGAAATTACTTGATTGAGCATTCTGCGGGAAGTGGGAAAACAAATACAATTGCTTGGCTTTCGCATAGGCTGTCTTCTTTGCATAATGATAAGAATGAGCCTATCTTCAATACGATTTGTGTTATTACAGATAGAATTGTTGTAGATAGACAACTTCAAGATGCAGTTATGAGTTTGGAACACAAAGAAGGGCTTATTAAAGTGATGGATGACAAATGTACCTCACAGGATTTAGCTATCGCACTTAACGGCAATACCAAGATTATTGTAACCACAATTCATAAATTTATGTATATCAAGAATGCTGTAGACAACCTTAAGGATAAAAACTTCGCTATTATTATCGATGAGGCACATTCTTCAACATCCGGAAGTGCAATGGAATCTGTATCTTATTCTTTGTCTTCTGCAGAAATGATTGGAATTGCAGCGGAAGAAATCGTTCCATATATGGCCGATCCGGAAGAAGTAACACTTCAAGATAAGATTGAACAAGAGATAAGTAGGAGCGGAAAGCCGAGTAATGTCTCTATGATAGCATTTACCGCAACGCCTAAATTTACAACACTTCAGCTATTTGGCACTATGAATCACGAGGGAAAAAAGGTGGCTTTTGATTTATACTCTATGAAGCAAGCAATAGAAGAAGGGTTTATTTTGGATGTCCTTAAAAATTATGTTACTTACAAGACTTACTTCAAGGTAAACAAGGCGGTGGAAAGCGATCCTGAGCTTGATACTACAGTTGCAAAAAGAAAAATTGTAAAATATATTGAACTTCATGATACGAATATTTCTCAAAAAGTTGAGATTATCATTGAGCATTTTAAGCATAATGTTATGGACGAGCTTGGTGGAAAAGCAAAGGCTATGGTGGTTACATCTTCCAGACAGGCTGCCGTAAAATATAAAAATGCGTTTGTAGAATATATTAATAAACATAATTACACAGGAATACAAGCTTTGGTTGCTTTCTCCGGTAAAGTCACTCTTGATGGAAAAGAGTATTCGGAACCTGTCATGAATAACATGCCTGAAAATAAACTGGTGGATGCTTTTGATACCGATCTTTATCAGGTTTTGCTTGTGGCGAATAAATATCAAACGGGATTTGATCAACCAAAATTGTGTGCAATGTATGTGGATAAGAAATTAAGAGGTGTCAATGCGGTACAGACATTATCAAGGCTGAACCGAATTTACCCTGGGTATGATAAGAAGACTTTTATCATCGATTTCAAAAATGAATATGAGGATATACAGAAATCTTTTGAGCCGTACTACACAGAAACTATCCTTGGAGAAACCATAACCCCTTCTGCTATTCGAGAGGTGGAGAAACAGTTATCTCAGTATCATTTTCTTGATTATGATCACATGGAAGAATTTAATCGTTATTTATACCAAGAGAAGCGAAATTCAAAAGAAAAAGCGAAAATGTGGTCGCTTCTTGGAAGAAGTTTAGATATCATAAACAAAAATGATGATCTCACAAAACTTGAAATACGAAGTACCATAAAAAGATTTTTAAGGTTTTATGGGTTTTTGATTCAAGCAACAAGATATGAAAATGTAGATCTGCATAAAAAATACAATTTTCTATCTTACCTTATCAAGGAAATAGAAATAGGAAAGATGGGGAATGATTTTGATATTGCTGATAAAATCTCAGTTTCGAACTTTAAACAAAAGAAGACAGGAACTCATGGCACTGAGATTGAATCTAAACCCGAAATAAAAACTCCTAAACCGGTAGAAGTTAGTTTTGATGAGCAAATCAAAGAGAAGTTATCCAAAATTATTGATGAGATCAATGTGATATACAATAAAGAGTTTGATTTTGATGTCGCTACGAAGTCGGCACTTCAAGTCAGAGATCTTTTGTTAAAAGATACAAGACTGAAAGACAGCGCTAATAACAATAATATCAAGGACTTTAGATTTGCTTATTTTGACGCAGTACAAGATGCGTTGATGGAAGGATATGAGCAGAATATGGACTTATTCTCTGTGTTGTTAAAAGATGATAGAATGAACAAAGCGCTTATGGGTGTTTTTTTGGAAGATGTTTATAATAATTTGAATGCATGTAGGGGATAG
- a CDS encoding type I restriction-modification system subunit M, producing the protein MNNSTNKAYLEEINEYYRDETHIDVTKEVNLVLSIANSLRGAFEAEKYKDVIIPMVIIRRFECALEETKDKVISLFEQDPNKPSQFYERVSGYPFYNTSNYTLKRLLDDSDNIESNFNSYIDGFSENVKNILNNLDTKNQIKKMNKNNRLYSVVKKFSEIDFDPKHIDNHKMGYIFEDIIRRYSENVDAGDHYTPREVIRLLVDVLLAEGCDDILTGDGKVATVLDAACGSGGMLSTTHDFLKRKNTNVDVRLFGQEILESSHAICAADMLIKGQDIRNIKGGEKEANTLKKDCFENQKMRFVIMNPPFGTPWGGKDAPEGQEKAVKDEYNKGFEGRFGAGLPATTDAQLLFMQHAVNKLANNGRAAIITNGSPLFSGGTTSGESQIRRWLLENDYIEAIIALPNQLFYNTDIGIYAFILSKNKREDRKGKVQLINAVEMYKPLRKSLGKKRREIDFGSRKEITKMYSDFKETDKSKIFPNEEFLYKEYVVYQPLQRTGKLDIETIEKLASSDLFTSNSNIFNQAEYEELKEMNPRDKEAEKKYQKYIKGEKYVAETIALLKANATEDVFKDYAKFEKKVKSLLNDIDGQSPSRISNICFELSEIDKTAVIQKDSHGNRKIDTTTKDSEIVKLSQDVDEYFEKEVLPHVPDAIYYYDFDENKKVSNTNKEKLGAEIPFTRYFYQYQAPESSEKLLKEFMKLEEELANDIANLMKNEVQ; encoded by the coding sequence GTGAACAATTCAACAAATAAAGCATACTTAGAAGAGATCAATGAGTATTATAGGGATGAAACCCATATAGATGTAACAAAGGAAGTGAATTTAGTGCTGTCAATTGCCAATTCTCTAAGAGGAGCATTTGAGGCTGAAAAGTATAAAGATGTGATTATTCCTATGGTTATTATTCGACGTTTTGAATGTGCTTTGGAAGAAACGAAAGACAAAGTTATTTCGTTATTTGAGCAAGATCCGAATAAGCCATCCCAATTTTATGAGAGAGTTTCAGGCTATCCATTTTATAATACCAGCAATTATACACTCAAAAGACTATTAGATGATAGCGATAACATAGAATCCAACTTCAATAGTTATATAGATGGATTTTCTGAAAATGTAAAGAACATTCTTAACAACCTCGATACTAAGAATCAAATAAAGAAAATGAATAAAAACAATAGACTCTACAGTGTGGTTAAGAAGTTTTCTGAAATAGACTTTGATCCTAAACATATTGATAATCATAAAATGGGATATATTTTTGAGGATATAATCAGAAGGTATTCGGAAAATGTTGATGCCGGTGATCACTATACTCCAAGAGAGGTAATTCGTTTGCTTGTGGATGTTTTACTTGCAGAAGGATGTGATGATATATTAACTGGAGATGGTAAAGTTGCAACGGTTTTGGACGCTGCATGTGGGTCAGGCGGGATGCTTTCCACAACTCATGATTTCTTAAAGAGAAAAAATACAAATGTTGATGTGAGATTGTTTGGGCAGGAGATCTTAGAAAGTTCACACGCTATTTGTGCTGCGGATATGCTGATAAAAGGGCAAGATATCCGAAATATCAAAGGTGGAGAAAAAGAAGCAAATACATTAAAAAAGGATTGCTTTGAGAATCAAAAAATGCGCTTTGTAATTATGAATCCTCCGTTTGGTACACCGTGGGGTGGGAAAGATGCTCCGGAAGGTCAAGAAAAAGCAGTAAAAGACGAGTATAATAAAGGATTTGAAGGAAGATTTGGTGCAGGTTTACCAGCTACAACGGATGCACAGCTTCTCTTTATGCAACATGCAGTCAATAAGCTGGCGAATAATGGAAGAGCTGCTATCATTACAAATGGTTCACCATTGTTTTCAGGAGGCACAACGAGTGGAGAAAGTCAAATTCGAAGATGGCTTTTAGAAAATGATTATATCGAAGCGATTATCGCCTTGCCAAATCAACTTTTTTATAATACTGATATTGGAATTTATGCATTTATACTATCTAAAAATAAAAGAGAGGATAGAAAAGGAAAGGTTCAACTTATTAATGCAGTTGAGATGTATAAACCACTAAGAAAATCATTGGGTAAAAAGAGACGTGAAATCGACTTTGGAAGCAGAAAAGAGATCACTAAAATGTATTCGGATTTTAAGGAAACGGATAAATCGAAAATTTTTCCTAATGAAGAGTTTTTATATAAAGAATATGTTGTATATCAACCGTTGCAGAGGACGGGAAAACTAGACATTGAGACAATCGAAAAGTTAGCTAGCAGCGATTTGTTTACAAGCAACTCTAACATATTCAATCAAGCGGAATATGAAGAATTAAAAGAAATGAATCCAAGGGATAAGGAAGCGGAAAAGAAGTACCAAAAATACATCAAGGGTGAAAAGTATGTTGCGGAAACAATAGCTCTATTAAAAGCTAATGCTACAGAAGATGTATTTAAGGATTACGCTAAATTTGAAAAGAAGGTTAAATCACTCTTAAATGACATTGATGGACAATCACCAAGCAGAATCAGTAATATTTGCTTTGAATTATCGGAGATTGATAAAACTGCTGTTATCCAAAAAGACAGCCATGGTAATAGAAAAATTGATACTACCACGAAAGATTCTGAAATTGTAAAACTATCACAAGATGTGGACGAGTATTTTGAGAAAGAGGTACTTCCTCATGTGCCGGATGCAATCTACTATTACGATTTCGATGAAAATAAAAAGGTGTCAAACACAAATAAGGAAAAATTAGGGGCTGAAATACCGTTTACAAGATATTTTTATCAGTATCAAGCACCGGAAAGTTCTGAAAAATTGCTTAAAGAATTTATGAAACTTGAAGAAGAATTAGCGAATGACATTGCTAATCTGATGAAGAACGAGGTGCAGTAA
- a CDS encoding restriction endonuclease subunit S produces the protein MQGYKDSGIEWIGEIPEIWRINKIKYIANLYGRIGWQGLTSDEYVDEGPYLITGVDFSNGKIDWNNCVHISEYRWEQADKIKIKNGDLLITKDGTVGKVAIVNNLTDKASLNSGVLLINLNVKNNKKFLFWVLCSEVFWTWFNYKNSGNSTILHLYQKDFNEFQYCMPSVQEQRQIADFLDEKCERIDRITEKIERQIEILKEYKKSLITETVTRGLNKNVKMKDSGVEWIGRIPEDWRISRIKYEVRGMGSGTTPDSSNSLFYNGESHWIQSGDIYGKDSIDDTEKKITDLAILSNRTLRFYKKPYVVVAMYGASVGNVAVSNIDAYTNQACCVIMEGKDLNYKYLYYSLIASKDQMLMIAMGGTQPNVSQQLLKNLIISVPDLSEQSQIVRFLDQGCNRLNLVISKKAKQLDIIKEHKKSLIYEYVTGKKRVGGIENGD, from the coding sequence ATGCAAGGATATAAAGACAGTGGAATTGAATGGATAGGAGAAATACCGGAAATATGGCGAATAAATAAGATTAAGTATATCGCTAACTTGTATGGAAGAATTGGATGGCAAGGACTGACTTCAGATGAATATGTAGATGAGGGACCTTATCTGATTACAGGTGTGGACTTTTCAAACGGAAAAATTGATTGGAATAATTGTGTTCATATTAGTGAATATCGTTGGGAACAGGCAGACAAGATAAAAATTAAAAATGGAGATCTACTTATTACGAAGGATGGAACAGTGGGCAAAGTTGCAATTGTCAATAATCTTACAGATAAAGCATCTTTAAACAGTGGAGTATTATTGATAAATCTGAATGTTAAAAACAATAAAAAATTCTTGTTCTGGGTACTATGTTCAGAAGTGTTCTGGACATGGTTTAATTACAAAAATTCAGGAAATAGTACTATTCTTCATCTCTATCAAAAGGATTTTAATGAGTTCCAATACTGTATGCCTTCAGTCCAAGAACAAAGACAGATTGCTGATTTTTTAGATGAAAAGTGTGAGAGGATAGATAGAATTACCGAAAAAATAGAAAGGCAAATAGAGATATTAAAAGAGTACAAAAAATCTCTTATCACAGAAACAGTAACCAGAGGTTTGAATAAAAATGTCAAGATGAAAGATAGTGGTGTTGAGTGGATAGGGAGGATTCCTGAAGATTGGAGGATAAGTAGAATTAAATACGAAGTTCGGGGAATGGGGAGTGGAACAACTCCAGATTCTTCCAATTCGTTATTCTATAATGGCGAAAGCCATTGGATTCAATCTGGGGATATCTATGGTAAAGATAGCATCGATGATACCGAAAAGAAAATTACCGACTTAGCTATATTATCTAATAGAACATTAAGGTTTTACAAAAAACCTTATGTTGTAGTTGCGATGTATGGGGCTTCAGTTGGAAATGTTGCTGTTTCAAATATTGATGCATATACTAATCAAGCGTGTTGCGTGATAATGGAAGGAAAGGATTTAAACTACAAATACCTTTATTATAGCTTAATAGCTAGTAAAGATCAGATGTTAATGATAGCAATGGGAGGTACACAACCTAATGTAAGCCAGCAATTATTGAAAAACTTGATAATAAGTGTCCCAGATTTAAGTGAACAGAGTCAAATTGTTCGCTTTCTCGACCAAGGATGCAATAGATTAAATTTAGTTATATCGAAAAAGGCAAAGCAGTTAGATATTATCAAAGAGCATAAAAAGAGTCTGATATATGAATATGTTACCGGTAAAAAGCGAGTTGGAGGTATAGAAAATGGCGATTAA